Proteins from one bacterium genomic window:
- a CDS encoding RNA-binding protein, which translates to MAKKLYVGNLPFTATEQELRTLFGKHGTIVSVSLINDRETGRPRGFGFVEMEDTTAAKEHLDGYEMDGRALRVNDAEDKRKSGGGGRW; encoded by the coding sequence ATGGCCAAGAAACTCTACGTGGGCAACCTGCCCTTCACCGCGACCGAGCAGGAGCTGCGCACGCTCTTCGGGAAGCATGGCACCATCGTCTCCGTCAGCCTGATCAACGATCGCGAGACCGGCCGCCCGCGCGGCTTCGGCTTCGTCGAGATGGAGGACACGACGGCTGCCAAGGAGCACCTGGACGGCTACGAGATGGACGGTCGCGCCCTGCGCGTCAACGACGCCGAGGACAAGCGCAAGTCCGGCGGCGGCGGTCGCTGGTAG